In Aerococcus loyolae, a genomic segment contains:
- the efp gene encoding elongation factor P, whose product MITTNDFKNGLTIQDGGNLYRIIEFQHVKPGKGSAFVRSKLRNLRSGAVTDKTWRAGEKVETAHIDSQEMQYLYAAGDSHVFMDTTTFEQIEIPTEKIENELKYLLENMIVSVVSFEGEVIGLEVPNTVELEVAETEPSIKGNTASGGSKPATMETGLVVNVPFFVNKGDKLVINTNDGEYISRA is encoded by the coding sequence ATGATAACAACAAATGACTTTAAAAATGGCTTAACCATCCAAGACGGCGGCAACTTATATCGGATTATTGAATTCCAACACGTTAAACCAGGTAAGGGCAGCGCCTTTGTTCGTTCTAAATTAAGAAACCTACGTTCAGGTGCTGTTACTGATAAGACCTGGCGCGCGGGCGAAAAAGTGGAAACTGCCCATATCGATTCCCAAGAAATGCAATACTTATATGCTGCGGGTGACTCCCATGTCTTCATGGATACCACTACCTTCGAACAAATCGAAATCCCAACTGAAAAAATTGAAAACGAATTAAAATACTTATTAGAAAACATGATCGTTTCAGTGGTTTCATTTGAAGGGGAAGTCATTGGTCTAGAAGTTCCTAACACCGTAGAACTTGAAGTAGCCGAAACCGAACCATCAATCAAAGGAAACACCGCATCAGGCGGTAGCAAACCAGCTACTATGGAAACCGGTTTAGTCGTTAACGTGCCATTCTTTGTTAACAAGGGTGATAAATTAGTCATCAACACCAACGACGGCGAATACATTTCCCGGGCTTAG
- a CDS encoding M24 family metallopeptidase has protein sequence MKERIKKLQASLQEESLGAYLVTDSYNLRYMTGFTGTSGLALVTTKNAYFITDFRYTEQAKLQCQGYEVIEAGGSASHSSPLRLIQELLQENGVSQLGYEEQHVTVAQFDDFENVLEVQLVPASGMIEVLRQVKDADEINKIKKACEITDKAFEYILGYIKPGISEIDIANTLDFKMREFGASGISFDTIVASGKRSAMPHGVATDKLIANHELITIDFGCYYQGYCSDMTRTVAVGQVDSTLEKIYQIVFDANRMVQEALKPGMTGQELDAIARDYIEGQGYGKNFGHSLGHSIGLEVHEAPMAGPNSKNVLKADQFITDEPGIYLENLGGVRIEDDLLIHEDGNEYITKSPRELIVL, from the coding sequence GTTTGCAAGAAGAAAGTTTGGGCGCTTATTTAGTGACCGATTCCTATAATTTGCGCTACATGACTGGCTTTACTGGGACAAGTGGACTAGCCTTAGTAACAACCAAGAACGCTTACTTTATTACCGATTTTCGTTACACCGAGCAAGCGAAACTCCAGTGCCAAGGTTATGAGGTCATTGAAGCAGGTGGTTCTGCCTCACATTCTTCCCCCTTGCGTCTGATCCAAGAACTACTCCAAGAAAATGGGGTTAGCCAACTAGGTTATGAAGAACAACATGTGACAGTCGCGCAATTTGACGACTTTGAAAATGTTTTAGAAGTCCAATTGGTGCCTGCTTCCGGGATGATTGAAGTCCTCCGTCAAGTCAAAGACGCTGATGAAATTAACAAGATCAAAAAAGCCTGTGAAATTACTGATAAAGCCTTCGAGTATATCCTGGGCTACATTAAACCGGGGATCAGTGAAATTGATATTGCCAATACCCTGGACTTTAAGATGCGTGAATTCGGTGCTAGCGGGATTTCCTTCGACACCATCGTGGCTTCCGGTAAACGATCAGCCATGCCTCATGGAGTTGCTACGGACAAATTAATCGCCAACCATGAGTTAATTACCATTGACTTTGGTTGCTACTACCAAGGCTATTGTTCCGACATGACCCGGACTGTGGCAGTGGGACAAGTGGATTCCACTTTAGAGAAGATCTACCAAATTGTCTTTGATGCTAACCGCATGGTCCAAGAAGCCCTCAAACCTGGCATGACAGGTCAAGAATTGGACGCCATTGCCAGAGACTATATCGAAGGCCAAGGCTATGGTAAAAACTTTGGCCACTCACTAGGCCACAGTATTGGTCTAGAAGTTCACGAAGCCCCTATGGCTGGACCAAACAGTAAAAATGTCCTCAAGGCCGACCAATTTATTACTGATGAACCGGGAATCTACCTGGAAAACCTAGGTGGTGTCCGGATTGAAGATGACTTACTCATCCATGAAGACGGCAACGAATACATCACCAAATCCCCACGTGAATTGATTGTTTTGTAA